The Prunus persica cultivar Lovell chromosome G8, Prunus_persica_NCBIv2, whole genome shotgun sequence genome includes a region encoding these proteins:
- the LOC18768621 gene encoding uncharacterized protein LOC18768621 isoform X2: protein MGIVGLVEISLQCFDVLAWPLLALVYPLVIETNSISDAQKLNTYWVVFSLILLLEHAFLKLLEWLPPWHYIRIMVAFWLVIPHFDGAFYVYKHLICPCLTMDPQSVTTWFNKWRKESLFVSKDVHAEVERYVKENVPEALERTIACEAEPNLTGTENNKYTFGEIKGKTTEVAEGVSGDGLKKIIIMNFKENVQGQQQNTNEALRMKGSRLWCNVCSVRCPGEIDMASHLSGRRHKENVQEQQQNASKAPMKNDPPLWCSICRVHCTGEINMESHLSGRKHKENVQEQQQNASKAPMKNDPLLWCSICRVRCTGEIDMASHLSGRKHKEYVQEQQQNAKKTPRKNEPPLWCKVCSVGCSGQITLASHLNGNKHKEKVQEQQNTKKNGPALWCKICNVGCSGQITLASHLNGNKHKEKVQEQQNTRSMVQNL, encoded by the exons ATGGGTATTGTGGGTCTTGTAGAAATTTCTCTTCAATGCTTTGATGTTCTTGCATG GCCTCTGCTTGCTTTGGTGTATCCTCT GGTGATTGAGACCAATTCCATTTCAGATGCTCAGAAGTTGAATACTTATTGGGTTGTCTTCTCATTGATTTTGCTCCTTGAACATGCTTTCTTGAAGCTCCTAGAATG GCTCCCGCCGTGGCATTACATTAGGATAATGGTTGCCTTCTGGTTGGTGATACCTCATTTTGATGGCGCCTTTTATGTCTATAAACATCTTATCTGTCCATGCCTTACCATGGACCCCCAAAGTGTTACCACCTGGTTCAACAAGTGGAGGAAGGAGTCGTTGTTCGTCAGCAAAGACGTTCATGCTGAGGTGGAGAGATATGTAAAGGAGAATGTACCTGAAGCTTTGGAAAGAACTATTGCTTGCGAG GCAGAGCCTAATCTCACTGGGACTGAAAACAACAAATACACTTTTGGGGagataaaaggaaaaaccacGGAGGTCGCAGAGGGTGTATCTGGTGATGGactcaaaaaaattattattatgaattttaagGAAAACGTGCAAGGCCAGCAACAGAACACAAATGAAGCTTTAAGGATGAAGGGTTCCCGTCTGTGGTGCAATGTTTGTAGTGTGCGCTGCCCTGGTGAGATTGACATGGCATCTCATCTCAGTGGAAGGCGGCACAAGGAAAATGTGCAAGAGCAACAACAGAACGCAAGTAAGGCTCCAATGAAGAATGATCCACCTCTGTGGTGCAGTATTTGTCGTGTGCACTGCACTGGTGAGATTAACATGGAATCTCATCTCAGTGGAAGGAAGCACAAGGAAAATGTGCAAGAGCAACAACAGAACGCAAGTAAGGCTCCAATGAAGAATGATCCACTTCTGTGGTGCAGTATTTGTCGTGTGCGCTGCACTGGTGAGATTGACATGGCATCTCATCTCAGTGGAAGGAAGCACAAGGAATATGTGCAAGAGCAACAACAGAACGCAAAAAAGACTCCAAGGAAGAATGAGCCACCTTTATGGTGCAAAGTTTGTAGTGTGGGCTGCTCTGGTCAGATTACCTTGGCATCTCATCTCAATGGAAACAAGCATAAGGAGAAAGTGCAAGAACAGCAGAATACAAAGAAGAATGGGCCAGCTCTATGGTGCAAAATTTGTAATGTGGGCTGCTCTGGTCAGATTACCTTGGCATCTCATCTCAATGGAAATAAGCATAAGGAGAAAGTGCAAGAACAGCAGAATACAAGGTCTATGGTGCAAAATTTGTAG
- the LOC18768621 gene encoding uncharacterized protein LOC18768621 isoform X1 — protein MGIVGLVEISLQCFDVLAWPLLALVYPLCCSIRVIETNSISDAQKLNTYWVVFSLILLLEHAFLKLLEWLPPWHYIRIMVAFWLVIPHFDGAFYVYKHLICPCLTMDPQSVTTWFNKWRKESLFVSKDVHAEVERYVKENVPEALERTIACEAEPNLTGTENNKYTFGEIKGKTTEVAEGVSGDGLKKIIIMNFKENVQGQQQNTNEALRMKGSRLWCNVCSVRCPGEIDMASHLSGRRHKENVQEQQQNASKAPMKNDPPLWCSICRVHCTGEINMESHLSGRKHKENVQEQQQNASKAPMKNDPLLWCSICRVRCTGEIDMASHLSGRKHKEYVQEQQQNAKKTPRKNEPPLWCKVCSVGCSGQITLASHLNGNKHKEKVQEQQNTKKNGPALWCKICNVGCSGQITLASHLNGNKHKEKVQEQQNTRSMVQNL, from the exons ATGGGTATTGTGGGTCTTGTAGAAATTTCTCTTCAATGCTTTGATGTTCTTGCATG GCCTCTGCTTGCTTTGGTGTATCCTCT ATGTTGTTCCATTAGGGTGATTGAGACCAATTCCATTTCAGATGCTCAGAAGTTGAATACTTATTGGGTTGTCTTCTCATTGATTTTGCTCCTTGAACATGCTTTCTTGAAGCTCCTAGAATG GCTCCCGCCGTGGCATTACATTAGGATAATGGTTGCCTTCTGGTTGGTGATACCTCATTTTGATGGCGCCTTTTATGTCTATAAACATCTTATCTGTCCATGCCTTACCATGGACCCCCAAAGTGTTACCACCTGGTTCAACAAGTGGAGGAAGGAGTCGTTGTTCGTCAGCAAAGACGTTCATGCTGAGGTGGAGAGATATGTAAAGGAGAATGTACCTGAAGCTTTGGAAAGAACTATTGCTTGCGAG GCAGAGCCTAATCTCACTGGGACTGAAAACAACAAATACACTTTTGGGGagataaaaggaaaaaccacGGAGGTCGCAGAGGGTGTATCTGGTGATGGactcaaaaaaattattattatgaattttaagGAAAACGTGCAAGGCCAGCAACAGAACACAAATGAAGCTTTAAGGATGAAGGGTTCCCGTCTGTGGTGCAATGTTTGTAGTGTGCGCTGCCCTGGTGAGATTGACATGGCATCTCATCTCAGTGGAAGGCGGCACAAGGAAAATGTGCAAGAGCAACAACAGAACGCAAGTAAGGCTCCAATGAAGAATGATCCACCTCTGTGGTGCAGTATTTGTCGTGTGCACTGCACTGGTGAGATTAACATGGAATCTCATCTCAGTGGAAGGAAGCACAAGGAAAATGTGCAAGAGCAACAACAGAACGCAAGTAAGGCTCCAATGAAGAATGATCCACTTCTGTGGTGCAGTATTTGTCGTGTGCGCTGCACTGGTGAGATTGACATGGCATCTCATCTCAGTGGAAGGAAGCACAAGGAATATGTGCAAGAGCAACAACAGAACGCAAAAAAGACTCCAAGGAAGAATGAGCCACCTTTATGGTGCAAAGTTTGTAGTGTGGGCTGCTCTGGTCAGATTACCTTGGCATCTCATCTCAATGGAAACAAGCATAAGGAGAAAGTGCAAGAACAGCAGAATACAAAGAAGAATGGGCCAGCTCTATGGTGCAAAATTTGTAATGTGGGCTGCTCTGGTCAGATTACCTTGGCATCTCATCTCAATGGAAATAAGCATAAGGAGAAAGTGCAAGAACAGCAGAATACAAGGTCTATGGTGCAAAATTTGTAG